From a single Sorghum bicolor cultivar BTx623 chromosome 5, Sorghum_bicolor_NCBIv3, whole genome shotgun sequence genomic region:
- the LOC8064806 gene encoding uncharacterized protein LOC8064806 gives MNQMTDEVNEENQVVDDFPDVFPDELLGLSSTASTAQPKTVAEPSDPAWKHCTMPNLLLKKLDIKQKKKQDKEDERAEVDLSHSEGEDYSDGDGNSVIVLKKASTKCGSSGGPMDKYCKLTLEEVIAARKGKSVDNKVQSKLSTEKREEKRDRAFDCSAVKKDGRYIFELVDRCIEEIGVQNVVQVVTDNARPNEAAASLLKAKHPSIFWTGCAAHTIDLMLEDIGKMPQVAATITKARCLTVFLYDHTRVLDLMRKYLSRDLVRCGVTRFATAYLNLKSLLENKKQLQRLFREDELNELGYLKSVKGKKAHKILTSESFWKGVQTAINFFETLSVVLRRMDSDVPTMGFLYGYLQEAKNEISRRFNNDRKKYEEVFQYIDKRWDNKLKTPLHRASYYLNPFYYYQNKKAIQDNESFKDGVITCITKLVPDEDTQDKIIEELQRFQDAEGSFVKDIAKRQCKNIYFDPTKWWLNHGSSAPNLRKLAARILSLTCSSSACERCWCSFEQVHTKRRNRLLHDRMRDLVYIKFNSRLRQKKDNKDKDPLEKHVLDVLEDEDNEWITGIEPTEEDPLQEGETGASSQGVATPPQREETRRGGNRNKKRKRLIPTSFEDEELSPPSSDGEEDTKMPSYLSSETW, from the exons ATGAACCAGATGACTGATGAGGTCAATGAGGAGAACCAAGTGGTGGATGacttccctgatgtgttccctGATGAATTgctag GTTTATCTAGCACTGCATCTACAGCCCAACCTAAAACAGTTGCTGAACCATCAGACCCAGCCTGGAAGCATTGCACAATGCCAAAT CTACTGTTAAAGAAACTAGATATCAAGCAAAAGAAGAAACAGGACAAGGAAGATGAGAGAGCTGAAGTTGATTTGAGCCATTCTGAAGGAGAGGATTATAGTGATGGAGATGGTAATTCAGTCATTGTATTGAAGAAGGCCAGTACCAAATGTGGTTCTTCAGGTGGTCCCATGGATAAGTACTGCAAGCTAACTCTAGAAGAAGTAATTGCTGCAAGGAAGGGCAAATCTGTTGACAATAAGGTGCAATCCAAGCTGTCTACtgaaaaaagagaagagaagagggatAGGGCAT TTGATTGCTCAGCTGTTAAGAAAGATGGGAGATACATTTTTGAACTAGTTGATAGATGTATTGAAGAAATTGGGGTGCAGAATGTTGTTCAAGTTGTGACTGACAATGCTAGACCAAATGAGGCAGCAGCCAGTTTGTTGAAAGCAAAGCATCCCTCTATTTTCTGGACTGGTTGTGCTGCACATACTATTGATCTCATGCTTGAAGACATAGGAAAGATGCCACAAGTTGCAGCAACAATTACCAAAGCAAGATGCTTGACTGTTTTCTTGTATGACCATACTAGAGTTTTAGACCTTATGAGGAAGTATCTCTCTAGAGATTTGGTCAGATGTGGTGTCACAAGGTTTGCTACAGCATATCTTAACTTGAAGAGTTTGCTTGAAAACAAGAAGCAATTGCAGAGGCTCTTTAGGGAAGATGAGCTCAATGAACTAGGTTACCTAAAGAGTGTCAAAGGGAAGAAAGCACACAAGATTTTGACAAGTGAATCTTTTTGGAAGGGTGTTCAAACTGCTATAAATTTCTTTGAGACATTATCTGTTGTGTTGAGGAGAATGGATAGTGATGTGCCAACAATGGGGTTCCTATATGGGTATCTACAAGAGGCTAAGAATGAGATCTCTAGGAGGTTCAACAATGATAGAAAAAAGTATGAGGAAGTTTTTCAGTACATTGACAAAAGATGGGACAACAAGCTGAAGACACCTTTGCATAGGGCTAGTTACTACTTGAACCCCTTCTACTATTATCAAAACAAGAAGGCTATACAGGACAATGAGTCATTCaaagatggtgtaataacttgcaTCACAAAGCTTGTTCCAGATGAAGATACTCAAGACAAGATTATTGAAGAGCttcaaaggtttcaagatgcaGAAGGATCATTTGTCAAAGATATTGCTAAAAGGCAGtgcaaaaatatttattttgatcCAA CTAAGTGGTGGCTCAACCATGGAAGTAGTGCACCAAACCTCAGAAAGTTAGCTGCTAGAATTCTAAGTTTGACATGCAGTTCATCAGCTTGTGAGAGATGCTGGTGTTCATTTGAACAA GTCCACACAAAGAGAAGAAACAGGCTTCTTCATGATAGAATGAGGGATCTTGTCTATATCAAGTTCAACTCTAGACTAAGACAAAAGAAAGACAACAAGGATAAAGATCCTCTTGAGAAACATGTGCTTGATGTTTTAGAAGATGAAGACAATGAATGGATCACTGGCATTGAgccaacagaggaagatccattGCAGGAGGGAGAAACTGGAGCATCATCACAGGGAGTTGCAACTCCACCTCAAAGAGAAGAAACAAGGAGGGGAGGAAATAGGAATAAGAAGAGGAAGAGATTGATCCCTACTTCTTTTGAGGATGAAGAGTTATCTCCTCCATCTTCTGATGGGGAAGAAGACACTAAAATGCCTTCTTATCTTAGTTCTGAAACttggtaa